In Cryptococcus neoformans var. neoformans B-3501A chromosome 11, whole genome shotgun sequence, the genomic window CGAAGGGAGATTTGAGCTGATTCGGGTATGGTATTGTGGTTGGACAGTTGGAGGATACGCGGTAATTTGCCGCCGCTAGTCCGTCTACCGTCTTTGAGGAGGGATTAAGACCGAAAGAATAGAGCAGGCGGAAAATGTATTTGATTCTATGAATAGTGAAAACACAAAGGGCAACAAGGGAAAGGCTGttcagaggaagaactTACGTAATTCTAAAAAGTAAGAGAAAACAGTTTACGTAAACTGTTATTACGCCGCGTCACCGCTCGTAGGATTCATGGTCGTCCACAATAAGTGTGAAACAGCAATTTATATACGTACGATTCACAACTGTATTTATTGATCATGGCTGACGACAGCGTGCCCCTTCCCTACCCCAACCTCAAGGTTCCGACTTGGTATTATCAGGTGCAACATGTTGACTACAAGAAGGACGAAGCGGAGAAGTCTTTCTGGGAGGCTGTCGAGAAAGATGGTATGTCCCACGTGGACAGGACTTCGAGCTCTCTACATGAACAACCTGCTGATGACCCGAACTTCTACGCGTAGAAATGGCTCCATATCTCAAGAGCATAAACTCTGACAAGACGGAACTTATCCAGAAgctggaagaaaagaacaaGCAGCAGGTGGAGGAGTATGATCGTAAATTGAAAGATGcggaagagaatgaagggGACAGTGAGATTTCGGAGTTGTTGAGGAATAAGGCGATGTATTTTGTTAGGATAGGGGATAAGGTGGGTTTGCGTTTGGTAGTTTGGTGGGGTTGAGTCGCTGATCGAGACGACTTGTATTGTAGGAGCGAGCGCTGCCGGCTTTGGAGATTGCGATTGAAAAGACGGCAGGATTGGGAGCAAAAATCGATCTTGTTTTGGCCATTGTGCGAATTGGATTGTTCTTCTCTGACATCCACCTCGTCACCACCAACATTACCCGTGCAAACAAGTAAGCGCCTTTCTTTATGGGAGCTATATTTTAACTGATGTATTCTAGTCTTATCGACTCTGGTGGTGACTGGGACCGAAGAAATCGATTGAAAGTGTATCGTGCCCTCCGACATTTGACTATCCGAGAGTTTAAAGAGGCTGCCGAGCTTCTTATCGACTCATTGTCTACTTTTACAGCAGCAGAGTTGATGGAGTATGACGAGTTTGTGGCGTTGACCATTTTGGCTGCTGGTGTTGGATGCGACAGAAAGGGTATCAAGGACAAGGTAAATATGATAATTCCTGATACAAAAGCGCAGCTaacaaagatgaaggtCCTCGCGAGCCCCGAAGTTAACGGTGCCCTCCCCAACATCCCTTCATTAGCCAGCTTGACGAACTCTCTCTACAAGAGCAACTATTCTgctttcttcatcgcccTCGCCGAAGTTGAGCAACAGTATCTTCTCACCATCCCCTATCTCGTCCCACATGCCCGATATTATGTCCGCGAGATGCGGATCAAGGCTTACTCTCAGCTTCTCGAGTCATACAGGAGTCTCACGATGGAAAGGTTTTGCCGTTCATTTGGCGTTAGCGAGCAGTATATGGACAAGGACTTATCGAGGTTTATTGCGAGCGGACGATTGGCGTGCACGATTGATAAAGTGAACGGGGTGATTACTACCAACAAGTTGGCGAGCCAGAACAAGACAGCGATGTATGAACAGGTGCTCAAGCAGGGCGATGTGCTCTTAAGCGGTGAGTACTTAATTCCTTGTTATAAAGTACGTATGCTGACGATGATATAGACATTCAGAAGCTGCACAGAGTGGTAGGATAGAGGACGTAATAGCATACATATATGCATGTGTTATGTAGATATGCACAGTTACGTTGTTCCGTCATTGCAGCTGTCGGCGTTTTGATTGGCGGAAAGGAAATTGAAAACCCGCGTTGGGGAGTGACGTCGCGTACCCATTTCATTTTTCTTTCtatttcattcttctttttctccacAACTCTAGATTTCTAGAAAAAACATACATATCATGTCCACTCGTCCACCGACCTCTCCCGATGCCGTCGATGCTAACAAGAAACAGAAGACCGTCCAGGTCAACAGTGAGTATAACCACAATTAGCAGGGTCGCTTTTTTATCAGTCGCTGATGTTGCCTTACAGAGAAGGTCTGCTTGATGTAAGTATGATTCTCAACAGAGGAGCGGTTGTGCAATGGCGACGAGGGGTGAGGGCGGGTGATCGAGTCGTCCGTCTAGGCACACGCtaatctctttcctttcttcatcgatACAGCGTCCACGACGGTTGGGGTCTCTCCacggaggagaagggtaaCGCCATTTTCCACGGTGACACCACCCACATGGATGCTATCCGCGACAAGCACAACTTTGTCGAGCTCGAAGCTCACGGTCTCGCTGTCGGTTTGAAGGAGGGCTTGATGGGTAACTCTGAAGTTGGACACTTGAACATTGGTGCCGGCCGAATTGTTTGGCAGGATATCGTCAAGATTGACCAGTGTGAGTATTCTACCTGTGTCTTTTTTGAAAGGAAGAACATTGCGCGCTAACATGTACTAGCCATCAAGAAGGACGAATTCAAGGACCAACCTGCTATCGTTGATGCCATGAAGCACGCTAAGGAGACCTCCGGTCGACTTCATTTGCTCGGTCTCATTTCCGACGGTGGTGTTCACTCTCACATCCAACACTTGTTCGCCCTTCTCCGAGTGGCCAAGTCTTACGGGATTGCCAATGTCTACATCCACTTCTTCGGTGATGGTCGGGACACCGCTCCCAAGTCTGCAACCAAGTACATCAAACAGTTGCAAGACTACATCAAGGAAGTCGGTGTCGGAGAGATTTCTACCGTTATTGGGAGATACTATGCCATGGACCGTGACAAGAGGTGGGACCGTATCAAGATTGCGGTCGACGGTTTGGTCAAGGGTGAGGGTGAGAAAACTGACCAGGAGGGTTTGATCAAGACTGTTGAGGACGGTTACGAGAAGGATGTGACTGATGAGTTCATCAAGCCCATCATCTCCGGTTCAGAAGACTCTCGAATCAAGAAGGGCGACTCTCTCTACTTGTTCAACTACCGATCAGACAGGATGCGAGAGCTTGCCCAGGTGCTCGGTCTCCCCGATAAGCCTATGGAGGTTGACGTTCCCGAGGACTTGCACATCACCACCATGTCCAGGTACAACATCGAGTTCCCCTTCCCTGTCGCTTTCCCTCCTCAGGCTATGACCAACGTCCTCGCTGAATGGCTCGCCAAGCAGGGTGTCAAGCAGTGCCACATTGCCGAGACCGAAAAGTACGCCCAtgtcaccttcttcttcaacggTGGTGTCGAGAAGCAATTCGAAAATGAAAAGCGTGAGATGATTCCCTCTCCCAAGGTTGCCACCTACGACAAGCAGCCCGAGATGTCCGTCCAAGGTGTTGCCGACAAGGTTGCTGAAACTGTCAAGTCTGACAAGTACGAATTTGTCATGTGCAACTTTGCCCCTCCCGATATGGTTGGCCACACTGGCGACTATGATGCTGCTGTCAAGGCTATCACCGCTACGGACGCTGCTGTCAAGACTGTTTACGACGCTTGTGAAGAGGCTGGTTACGTCCTCTGTGTGACTGCCGACCACGGAAACGCGGAGCAGATGTTGGACCCCGAGACTGGTAACCCCCACACCGCCCACACTACCAGTGAGTCCATTTCAGACAGTATCTGATTTTAGACATGCTGACTAATTGTGTAGACCACGTCCCCTTCATCGTCACCGGCGACAAAGGTTCTCTTGAGGTTTCCGAAGAGCCTGGAGCTCTTGCCGACGTTGCTCCTACTATCTTGGACATCCTTGGTTTGCCCAAGCCTGAGGGTAAGTTTTTTTGCCAGCAAAATCATCTGTAGCATTGCTGACAGGGTTGAACAGAGATGAGCGGTCGCTCTTTGCTCTCCAAGAAGTAAAAACTAGAAAATTCAGCCATAGAAATAACAATCTTTCGATGTAATTGAGAGTAGTAGTGATCACGTATGAAGCTATGAACTTTACAGCGATGCCCTGTCAATATTTTTGTAGAATAGATTGTTTGAAGAGACTTCCAGACAGACTGAGCGGTAGGAAATTATCTTGAATTGTGCCTGAGATAAAAGATAACCGCGGCCAGCATTGTTTCCACGTCAACACCTAACAAACCGACGGAACATTTCTCCAATCccatctctttttcaacaCAAAATGTCAACAATGAGCTACGGCCATCCCACCCCAGTACTACTCACATCCACTCTTatccccatctctctcctgctcatcctcaaccctCTGCTCCCACTTATCCTGCCCGCTCTCCCACCACCAATCGAGTCAATCATCTCCAATGTGCCATTACCGAAACAACCGACCTTACCGGCTTTACAAGCAAATATTGGATTTGCGTTACTAGCTTTTGTGGGAGCTGTTTGGATAGTGCCCAGAGTGAGTGGGGCATTTGTGGAGAAGGGTTTGAGAGGCAGGGATTTGTTGAAACCTGGAGGGAGGACGAGTGGACCTTGGATGTGAGTCATCAttccccatcccttctGCTCTGGGATGTGGCTTCGAGAGAGGCGTGAAGTTGGCATGCTGATGTGGTATACATAGTCCCGAGAGTCTGGGGTTACCATGCGCAAGCTGGTACATTGCTTTGATGATGTTATTcatcccctttcccttttcgCACCTCTTCCAAGGTGGTATGCTCGAGGTTTTTCCGCAGCGAGAGGTTGGTCACCAAGCTTCATAAACAAGATGAATACTTCTGACTGCTATTATAGTTAACATTAtacctctcctccctcctctcccttcttaCAGCCACATTGCTAGGCTTCATTGATGACCTGTTCGATATTCGATGGCGACACAAGTTACCCATTCCGATCGTTGCTGCGGTCCCCACGTTGTTGGTGTATTACTCGGTCGGAGGGGCGACGAGTGTCGTCTTACCACAAGGAGTGGTAGGTTGGGCGAGGAcgatggggatgggagaaTGGGTTGATAACGGGGTTGTTGACCTTGGACCTCTATACTACATCTATCTCATCCTACTCCCTACTTTCACCACCAACTCAATCAACATCCTAGCCGGCATAAACGGTGTGGAAGTCATCCAAGCCCTCCTCATCGCGCTTTCCGTCATTCTTAACGACCTTTTGTTCCTTCCTATCTGGCCTGAACGTTTCTTGAGACTGCTAGGAGTCGACCAGCCagaaaatggaagagtGCTAGAATGGGCGATAGGGGAAGTGGTAGATCGGCATCTGATGAGTTTGTACTTTATGGCGCCCCTTGCAGGTGTTTGTGCTGGGTTCTTATGGCATAACTGGTGCGTCTACCTCACTCTATCTCTCGCAACCGCACTTGTAAGCACAGAGCTGAATACGAAGTCTGATAGGTATCCAGCAAGGGCCTTTCCTGGAGACACCTTCTGTTACTTTACAGGCATGGCCTTCTCCGCGGTCGCTATCCAGGGACATTTCTCCAAGACTTTGATCCTATTCTTCATCCCGCAGATATTCAACTTCGTGCTCTCATGCCCTCAACTCTTTGGACTTGTAGATTGTCCAAGACATCGATTACCTGCGTAAGTCCTCCTATGCCGCTTATCATGTGTGAGAAGCTTTGTAACATGTGGCTTATGGGTTGATGATTTCTGTCTGCCATCATTTATAGATTCGATGCGGAGACCGGGCTCTTGCATCCCTCGCGAGTAACTTTTGAGAATCCACCCCCAACAAAGACAAGAATAACTCTCCAAATACTAGAATTTCTCCGCCTAGTTCGCTTGGAACGTAGTAAATCATCAAGAGGAGACCAACAGATCCACATCAAATCGTCCACAAATCTCACCATTCTCAATTTCCTCCTAGTCCATTTCGGGCCTATGCGAGAACAAACATTGTGCGCGCTTATAGCTGGAGTGCAGATTTTGGGGAGCGCAGTGGCTTTCGGCATTAGGTATGGCGTTGGGAGCTGGTTCTATGGTGGGGATCGACGATAGATTCTGCTCGGGGTATGAGCATATATGTATGTATTGGTATTTGGGTCTTCTTTAAATTTTTGATATGGACTATCTACTGAATTACTGAACTACTGATGTATTGGTCTGCACGATTTCAAACATCAAGAACGTCTGCCCAAGAGCTCTCCCCCTTTCTGCCTATATCGTCTTATTCCAATTCCAGAACCTTTTCTCTCTGTCTTCCAAGTCAAACGCCAATTGGTTCCCGGAATCGACCTCGGGCCAAACTTATCCCCTTGAATGAGAAAACCCGATCCAAAATTTGCCCATGGCACGAGCGGTCCTCTCTTTTGTTGAGTTGACCTTCCGGAGGGTATCGATCAGAAAAATGAACGCGAGTTCGGTCTGACGGTTCGCGTAAGCCACGGATAATAGAATGGAAGCTCTGTGTAACTTACCGTGTGAAATGATCCCAGAAAGCGTGTAATCTCGCCTGGCAACTGTCCCACAGAGTGATGCCTGTAAACAGACAGTATCCTATTGTTGAGCTTATGAGAAGTAGAATGCAATAGATGACTGGCTGTCCTGTCGGAGTTGGTACATAATTGCACATGGCAGCTCGAAGTTTGCGAAGAGACTGACGAAGCGATAAGTCAATTAAAAAGCATATGACTTATGAATCGACACAACCGGCGTGACCTAGGGCTATATTTGTCATCAGAGTTCGGGTAAAGAGACGAAAGCTCATATATAATAAGCTCCAAGATCTCTTAGGTATTACGCTGCACTCCGGCTCAACCGTGCGACGATCCAAGTCGTCTACCAGGGTGTTCACCACACTTAACTGCTGACTACAAATAGGAGCACAACCGAGGACATGAAACTAAAGTAGCATCAAGTGTTTTCCGGCCTCTACTACGAGGACACTGCCACCGTTACATGTGAGAACCCAATGAGCAGTTATTTAGTTCCAAAAAGCCGTCTTGACAGTGTGCTACTCAGTCATCAATTCCATGCTAATTCTCATCGGCAAACCGACGAATCTTGGACTTAATAGCCTCACGAACATTCTACCTATCCTTCCGTTCTTCAGATGCTCCAGGATCATAGTAGCACAGTCGCTTGTAGCGACCGATGCAGTTGTGCACTGGACAGCTTTGTCGAAGATATTGAGACCTCGTACCTTGTCATACAACACCTTTTTTTATGTCGATGAAGGAGTGAGATCGTCGAAGTCGAAGTCGGGACCGGGTCGTCACAGTAGGGAGAGTGACTTTGGTTTCGAGAGAGAGAGTAGACGAGGTCGGAGGGCCTGTGGAAGACCATAAGTTGGTTGAAGGACGAGGCGTCGTGGCGCATGATTCGTCTTCACGATACCATCAGTCACCTTCAGATTTAGAGAGACTTGCTGAAGTGCATGACTGATGATATGATGTGGTCTTATCTTTATGAGGTTAGGCGTTTTGACGGCTTAGTataagagaaagaagaagagagattcAATCAGCAGAGAGAGCACgttggcgaagaaggcgaacCGAACGAGTACCTGCCATGAGTGCGAAGCTAGGGGTTTGTGGAGTCAACGAACGGTCGGTGTCCCGCTGGCAAGCGGGCCGAGACACTCCGTGAGATTCTGCAGATGTACATACCTTTCAAGAGTCCGAAGTATTCATCAGCTTTGGCCAGCCTTTGCGTAACGGTGCCGCTGTCCTCGTAGAGGTTGGAAAGCACCTAAAGCTACTATAGTTTCGTGTCCTCGGTCGTTTGTCTACCGTTCTTGCAGCACTAAATTCAATGGTTTGGATAGCCGAGCTCgagagtttgagaagactAAGCTGCTTGGGCTATGTATTTTATCTACTCTAAAAACTACGCCTTTTATATCTTTCTCAGCTCGTAGAGATGACTCACCTTTCTGGCACTTTCCCTGCACCCTCCGCTCGgacctctctcctccctaaCGCCTCCTCGCACGGTCCTcctactcttcctccctccttcttccctcactctctctccttcggCGCCGCAAAACtacttccctttcttcctctcctcttccttctcttcctcctaccGCGTCGAAGGGACAAATAGAGAAATTAATAATAATGCTTTATCCGACCAACCTcaaccatcatcatttacTAGCGATTTCGTCCGTCTGTTAATTgactttcctcttccactgtCATATCCGCTTAGTCATTTTATACTCTACTGCATCCGTCAATGCCCTGAACCTGCGACTATATAAGACCATGT contains:
- a CDS encoding hypothetical protein (HMMPfam hit to Glycos_transf_4, Glycosyl transferase, score: 208.0, E(): 1.7e-59); protein product: MSYGHPTPVLLTSTLIPISLLLILNPLLPLILPALPPPIESIISNVPLPKQPTLPALQANIGFALLAFVGAVWIVPRVSGAFVEKGLRGRDLLKPGGRTSGPWIPESLGLPCASWYIALMMLFIPFPFSHLFQGGMLEVFPQRELTLYLSSLLSLLTATLLGFIDDLFDIRWRHKLPIPIVAAVPTLLVYYSVGGATSVVLPQGVVGWARTMGMGEWVDNGVVDLGPLYYIYLILLPTFTTNSINILAGINGVEVIQALLIALSVILNDLLFLPIWPERFLRLLGVDQPENGRVLEWAIGEVVDRHLMSLYFMAPLAGVCAGFLWHNWYPARAFPGDTFCYFTGMAFSAVAIQGHFSKTLILFFIPQIFNFVLSCPQLFGLVDCPRHRLPAFDAETGLLHPSRVTFENPPPTKTRITLQILEFLRLVRLERSKSSRGDQQIHIKSSTNLTILNFLLVHFGPMREQTLCALIAGVQILGSAVAFGIRYGVGSWFYGGDRR
- a CDS encoding hypothetical protein (Match to ESTs gb|CF188865.1|CF188865, gb|CF192912.1|CF192912, gb|CF188864.1|CF188864; HMMPfam hit to PCI, PCI domain, score: 91.2, E(): 2.6e-24); translated protein: MADDSVPLPYPNLKVPTWYYQVQHVDYKKDEAEKSFWEAVEKDEMAPYLKSINSDKTELIQKLEEKNKQQVEEYDRKLKDAEENEGDSEISELLRNKAMYFVRIGDKERALPALEIAIEKTAGLGAKIDLVLAIVRIGLFFSDIHLVTTNITRANNLIDSGGDWDRRNRLKVYRALRHLTIREFKEAAELLIDSLSTFTAAELMEYDEFVALTILAAGVGCDRKGIKDKVLASPEVNGALPNIPSLASLTNSLYKSNYSAFFIALAEVEQQYLLTIPYLVPHARYYVREMRIKAYSQLLESYRSLTMERFCRSFGVSEQYMDKDLSRFIASGRLACTIDKVNGVITTNKLASQNKTAMYEQVLKQGDVLLSDIQKLHRVVG
- a CDS encoding hypothetical protein (Match to EST gb|CF185273.1|CF185273; HMMPfam hit to Metalloenzyme, Metalloenzyme superfamily, score: 157.9, E(): 2.1e-44; HMMPfam hit to iPGM_N, BPG-independent PGAM N-terminus (iPGM_N), score: 664.8, E(): 5.4e-197) — protein: MSTRPPTSPDAVDANKKQKTVQVNKKVCLIVHDGWGLSTEEKGNAIFHGDTTHMDAIRDKHNFVELEAHGLAVGLKEGLMGNSEVGHLNIGAGRIVWQDIVKIDQSIKKDEFKDQPAIVDAMKHAKETSGRLHLLGLISDGGVHSHIQHLFALLRVAKSYGIANVYIHFFGDGRDTAPKSATKYIKQLQDYIKEVGVGEISTVIGRYYAMDRDKRWDRIKIAVDGLVKGEGEKTDQEGLIKTVEDGYEKDVTDEFIKPIISGSEDSRIKKGDSLYLFNYRSDRMRELAQVLGLPDKPMEVDVPEDLHITTMSRYNIEFPFPVAFPPQAMTNVLAEWLAKQGVKQCHIAETEKYAHVTFFFNGGVEKQFENEKREMIPSPKVATYDKQPEMSVQGVADKVAETVKSDKYEFVMCNFAPPDMVGHTGDYDAAVKAITATDAAVKTVYDACEEAGYVLCVTADHGNAEQMLDPETGNPHTAHTTNHVPFIVTGDKGSLEVSEEPGALADVAPTILDILGLPKPEEMSGRSLLSKK